The genomic stretch TTTTTCTTTCTTCATCTGCTCTTTTTGCAGCCAGTTCAGATGCTTTTTTAGCTTCAGCTTCGGCTAATTTTCTCTCTTTTTCAAGGGCTTCGGCACGAGCTTTTGATTCTGCTTCAATTCTTGCTTTCTCTCTGTCTGCAGCCAATTTTGCTAAACGAATTTTTTCGGCTTCAGCTTTTCTTCTGCTTTCTTCCTCAGCTTTTGCAATTCTTATTTCTTCAGCAATTATGGCTCTTATTTGTCCTTCTAAAGCTTTAGACTGAGTTTGTTTTTGTCTAAGATCAGCAGTAAGTTTAGTTTCATTTTTCTTAAAGTCTGTTACCAGCTGTTCTTTTTGACTACGTTCAACGCTAATGGTTGTTAAATCTTTTTTCTGGTTGGCTAACAGATTTTCTTTCTCAGTTGCCGATTTTCTTTTCTGTTCAACAGATTTTTTAAGCGCAACTGCAGCGTTTGTGATTTCAGCAGCCTTTTTATCCTGATAATCCGAATATTGTTTTAAATACTGTACTCTTCGTAATGCTTCTCCCAAACTTTTTGATGAAAGAATGAAAGTCACCTTATTCTGTACTCCTTTATTTTTGTAAGCGTTTACTAAGACATGAGCATAATTTTTTCTTAAAACTGCCAATTCTCGGTTTTGCCTGTTGATTTCCAATTGACGAAGATAAATTTCATCTTCAATGAATCTTTTTTCTTTTTGTGTATTGTTGTAGACCTTTTCTCTAAGCGCTAATTTTTTATTAACGTTATTCAAATATGATATAGACAATTTAGATTCGTTTCTAGTTTTCGCCAAATCTGAATTTATCTGAGCTATCTGTTTTTTTAGATCAGCATTTTGCTTTTGCAACTGTTCTTTGTTTTGTTGGCCAAATTGTAAACCGAACAGCAAAATGCCTATTAAAAAGCTAATTTTTTTAATCATTTAATATCAATTTTCTTATAATTGGCTGGAACAGAATAAGGTGTTTCCATCCTCGAAAAGTCAAATTTCGTGTTTTCCATTAAAATCTGGCTTGTTTTGGAACCTTTTATAATTATTTTAACATTTTTTGGTAGCTTTACTTCATTCGGAAAGGTCTCCCAGTTTTCATATACGATTTCAATGGCATCATTGGATTTCACATCTTGTAATTTTACCCAATTTAAATTGAAATCTTCAGTGTATTGCATTTCTACTTTGTATTCTCTTGTCACTTCATTAGTAACAATTTTCTGATTCGTAATTGAAGTCAGTTGATATCCGTCAGTGTTTTTTACAATTTTTGAATTGCTGTTGGTAATGTGCATAAATGTACGCCCCATCAACAGTTTTTCTAAAGTTTTATAATCAATAAAATTAACGTTCAAAAGATTGTTGAGATAGTCAAAATCTGAGTCGATATAATTTTTATTGTATCTATCCATTGCCTTAATGCCTTCCGGAGTAATAATCGCTCTGGCTGCAGGGATGATTAAAAAAGTAATATTAGACCATATTTTTTTGTCGCTTTCAATGTAAATTATTGCGTCAAGCGGGCTTACTCTCAAATCACTTGCTGTAATTTTACTGCTGATTTTTACATGCTCAAATTTAGGATGAATCAATATCTTTTCGTAAAAATTCAAACGATCCTGAATGTTTTTGGGGTCTTTAGGATCATTCTGATTTGAATTCTGTATCTGGATACTGTCATTTTCAGAAGCATTTTGATTAAGCGCTTTTCTGCTTTTGCAGGAAAGTACAGTCATTGTAAGAATCAGGAAGAGTGCCCATTTTTTCATATGAATTTGTATTATTTTTAGCAAATGTAATCGTTTCGATTTTACCTGCAATTTTTAATAATCTTTTGCAATATTAACGCCAAACCACACAATATCATATTGTGTGGCTTCTCAACGTTATTTTATATAAATTTATTTTGATAAAAAATCCAAAACTGAAAAATCTCCCAAAGAAATTTCTCTGGCAACTCCAAAGTATTGAGCGGAGCTTCCGATCATTGAGTTGGAAAGATTTCCGTGATCGATCACTGTTTTCTCCTGAATTAATGAGTTGTCAATATTTGAATTGATTACTTTCGTTCCTTTTCCTAATGAAACGTAAGGTCCGATTTTCGAGTTTGAAATTTCAACTCCTTCGCCAATATAGCAAGGCTGAATAATCAACGAGTTTTGAATATTAGCAGACTGAGGAAACTCTGTAAACTCATCTTTTTCGTATTCTAAAATCTTCCCATTGGTCTCTACAGTTGCGTTTTTGTTTCCGCAATCCATCCAGTCGTCGACTTTTCCTAAAGAAAATTTTGCTCCGGCTTGACGAAGGTTTTCCAAAGCAGTTGTCAACTGATATTCGCCACTTACTTTAATATTGTTATCCATGATATGGTTGATCTCAGACATCAGTTTTTCTGCAGAATTAAAGTAGTAAATACCAATAATCGCCAAATCTGAAACAAAAGTCGCAGGTTTTTCAACAAAATCTGTGATAAAACCGTAATCATCCAATTTTACAACACCAAAAGCTGAAGGATCTTCTACTTTTTTCACCCAGATTACACCATCAGAATTGGTATCTAAAGTGAAATCTGCTCTGAAAAGTGTATCTGCATAAGCGATCACAACATTTCCCTGCATAGATTCTTCGGCGCATTTTATTGAATGGGCTGTCCCAAGAGGTTCAAGCTGGTGGTAAATAGTTCCTTTTGCGCCTAGTTTTTCTGCTATTTTAAGTAATGATGCTTCTACTTCTGCTCCAAAATCTCCAATAATAAATGCTACCTCTTCAATTTTTTCACCTGCCACTTTAGCGATATCTTCCACTAATCTCTGTACGATTGGTTTTCCTGCAATGGGAATCAACGGCTTAGGAACTGTTAATGTATGCGGTCTCAATCTTGAGCCCTTTCCTGCCATTGGAACAATAATTTTCATATATGAATGTTTGTTTTATTTATAAAGTTTAATTTAAGATCTTCTTAGAATTTTATTAATCATTGTTCTTTCGTTATACGCCAAAAACGCAATGAAGAAAAGAAACAATCCGTTTCCAATTAAATAATTGTGCCGGAAATAATAAAATGATATCATCGAAATTGCAATAGACAGCGATAGATAAATTGCTATTTTGGATGTGTTATAATGAATCGGGTATTGTGATTTCCCCCAAAGGTAGGAAATAATCATCATACTTGTATACGTAATTAATGCTGCAAAAGCACTTGCCCAATATCCGTATGTAGGAATAAATGTGAAGTTGATAAAAATGGTAATTGCAGCTCCGATTAAAGAAATGTACAACCCGACTCTTGTTTGATCTGAAAGTTTGTACCAGATCGATAGATTGAGATAAATCCCTAGAAATAAGGCGCCTAACATTACAAAAGGTATAATCTCAATTCCTTCATAATAAAGTGGATTTTTTAAATATTTTTCGGAAATCCATTGTAGATTTACCATCAATCCGATGTATATTAAACAATTGCAGATCACAAAAATATCCATTAAAACGGCGTAAGTTTTATGATTGCTTTTGTCTTTAAAACTTGAGAAAAAATAAGGTTCAATTCCTAATTGATAGGCCTGTCTGAAAACCGTGATGAAAGTTGCAATTTTGTAAACTGCACCATAAACTCCGATCTGATGCTTTGCTTCTTCTTTAGGAAGTAGATATTTTAAAAACTGTCGGTCTAAAGTCTGATTGATAATTCCTGCCAATCCTGCAATCATTACCGGCCAGGAATAGTTCATGATTCTTTTCCAAAGCTTAAAGTCGAACTTTTTAAAGCTGAAATTCACAAATTCTTTTCCTACAATCGCTAAAGTGATGATGCTCTGTACCAAATTGGCGATGAAAACATAGCCGACCCCAATTTCAGGATTATATTTAATTCCTAAAATTCCATTAGGATAAGTAGGAAGCCATTTAATGAAAAATACGACTAAAAAGTAATACGCTAAAGAACCAATCACCTTTGAAAGCATATACTGAACAGGTTTTCCTTCAAGCCTTAAAACAGCAGAAGGAATGGTAGAAAACGCATCGAAGGATAAAATAAAAAGGAAAATAATTAAATAATTAACCTGATCCGGAGTTTCGAAAGCATTTGCAAGATCCTGCCTGAAAACATATCCTAAAATCAAATAAATAAAACCTGTTCCTAATATACTTAGAGCACAGGTAGACACTAAAGTTTTCTTATCAATATCACCTTCCTGCGCAAAACGGAAAAAAGAAGTTTCCATCCCATGAGTCAGGAAAACGGTGATCACTCCGGCAATAGAATACCAATCTACGAAAGGTGACGAAGCAGAAGGTCCGAAAGCTTTTGTTACGATGGGTGCAATAAGAAATGGGAAAATT from Chryseobacterium indoltheticum encodes the following:
- a CDS encoding peptidoglycan DD-metalloendopeptidase family protein; protein product: MIKKISFLIGILLFGLQFGQQNKEQLQKQNADLKKQIAQINSDLAKTRNESKLSISYLNNVNKKLALREKVYNNTQKEKRFIEDEIYLRQLEINRQNRELAVLRKNYAHVLVNAYKNKGVQNKVTFILSSKSLGEALRRVQYLKQYSDYQDKKAAEITNAAVALKKSVEQKRKSATEKENLLANQKKDLTTISVERSQKEQLVTDFKKNETKLTADLRQKQTQSKALEGQIRAIIAEEIRIAKAEEESRRKAEAEKIRLAKLAADREKARIEAESKARAEALEKERKLAEAEAKKASELAAKRADEERKRNEEAARSEANAKDEARKLAAKKASEEAALRSREATAKLNAAKAAEEALEKKKDSDKKAAETKAMTNYGVSAPAAGSNFASSKGRISMPAQGTITHRFGRQQHPVFKSIWEENNGIKISVAKGTSARAVFPGTVSQVIPSADGTRTVMIKHGDYFTIYSNLSSTTVSKNQQVSAGTVVGAVAQDFDGTYTLDFQIWNGNNAVDPLGWVSY
- a CDS encoding DUF4292 domain-containing protein — its product is MKKWALFLILTMTVLSCKSRKALNQNASENDSIQIQNSNQNDPKDPKNIQDRLNFYEKILIHPKFEHVKISSKITASDLRVSPLDAIIYIESDKKIWSNITFLIIPAARAIITPEGIKAMDRYNKNYIDSDFDYLNNLLNVNFIDYKTLEKLLMGRTFMHITNSNSKIVKNTDGYQLTSITNQKIVTNEVTREYKVEMQYTEDFNLNWVKLQDVKSNDAIEIVYENWETFPNEVKLPKNVKIIIKGSKTSQILMENTKFDFSRMETPYSVPANYKKIDIK
- a CDS encoding lipopolysaccharide biosynthesis protein, with the translated sequence MYKKLFGQTAVYGLSSVLVRIFPFLIAPIVTKAFGPSASSPFVDWYSIAGVITVFLTHGMETSFFRFAQEGDIDKKTLVSTCALSILGTGFIYLILGYVFRQDLANAFETPDQVNYLIIFLFILSFDAFSTIPSAVLRLEGKPVQYMLSKVIGSLAYYFLVVFFIKWLPTYPNGILGIKYNPEIGVGYVFIANLVQSIITLAIVGKEFVNFSFKKFDFKLWKRIMNYSWPVMIAGLAGIINQTLDRQFLKYLLPKEEAKHQIGVYGAVYKIATFITVFRQAYQLGIEPYFFSSFKDKSNHKTYAVLMDIFVICNCLIYIGLMVNLQWISEKYLKNPLYYEGIEIIPFVMLGALFLGIYLNLSIWYKLSDQTRVGLYISLIGAAITIFINFTFIPTYGYWASAFAALITYTSMMIISYLWGKSQYPIHYNTSKIAIYLSLSIAISMISFYYFRHNYLIGNGLFLFFIAFLAYNERTMINKILRRS
- a CDS encoding sugar phosphate nucleotidyltransferase, translated to MKIIVPMAGKGSRLRPHTLTVPKPLIPIAGKPIVQRLVEDIAKVAGEKIEEVAFIIGDFGAEVEASLLKIAEKLGAKGTIYHQLEPLGTAHSIKCAEESMQGNVVIAYADTLFRADFTLDTNSDGVIWVKKVEDPSAFGVVKLDDYGFITDFVEKPATFVSDLAIIGIYYFNSAEKLMSEINHIMDNNIKVSGEYQLTTALENLRQAGAKFSLGKVDDWMDCGNKNATVETNGKILEYEKDEFTEFPQSANIQNSLIIQPCYIGEGVEISNSKIGPYVSLGKGTKVINSNIDNSLIQEKTVIDHGNLSNSMIGSSAQYFGVAREISLGDFSVLDFLSK